The DNA segment CATAAATTTTTACCTCCAATATAGATTTAATCACAGACTCAATTATACCATACATTAATTTGATTTTCTATAAAAATGTTAGGAAATTATAAAATAATTTTATTCCACAATATATAATTAAAATTCCACAAACTACATTTATTATTCTTATTACTTTCATATTAAAGTTTTTATACAAATATAAATAATACGAACTTTTTTATTATGATTATCTTCATCTAGCCTGTCACTTTAAACTTCATTTTCTTCATTATCAAGTGCAAAGAAATTCTCTTTCTCATCATCTTCTATATCAACTATTTCATTAAAATTTCCCCAATCTATTTTTTTATTATTTTTTCCTTTTCTTTTTAATCTTTTAAATCCTTTTCCAAACTCTATATTTTCTTCTTTATAAGTTTTAACTGCAAATATTGGATTTCCATTTATAGAATCAAATCCTGTAAGAGAAAATTTAATAATTAATTCTTTATCTTCATTATAAATCTTTTTCAATTTTCTATGAAAATATTTATTTTCTTTATTCATGTTCATATTAAATGTCCAAGTTTGTTCTATAACAGGATATTCTCTTCTTGTACTATATAATAAATGTCTTTCGTTATCCTCTTCATAATAAAAATCTAAATTTGTTTGAGTATTTGTTATATATGCACCTTTATTACCTATTCTAATAGATAAAAAATGACTTTGTTCTCCTGCTAAATCAGTTCTTTTAGATATCAATACTTTATCAGTAAAAACAACATTAGATGGTCTTTTTAATATATAATACACTAAGAATGATGAAAATACAGAAGAAAGTATTATACCAATATACCCTTGAATAATCACTAAATTTTTACTTAAATCATGTATAGGATAAATATCACCATATCCTATAGTAAATAATGAAATCATACTGAAGTATAAAGCATCGAAAAAGTCAATTTTAAGTTGTAATGATCCTTGATAGCTTATTCCATCAGTAAAATAATAAAATAAAGCAAATATTAAACTAAG comes from the Senegalia massiliensis genome and includes:
- a CDS encoding potassium channel family protein; this encodes MFRNKDIKKVFIAIGVYSLVFLGLSLIFALFYYFTDGISYQGSLQLKIDFFDALYFSMISLFTIGYGDIYPIHDLSKNLVIIQGYIGIILSSVFSSFLVYYILKRPSNVVFTDKVLISKRTDLAGEQSHFLSIRIGNKGAYITNTQTNLDFYYEEDNERHLLYSTRREYPVIEQTWTFNMNMNKENKYFHRKLKKIYNEDKELIIKFSLTGFDSINGNPIFAVKTYKEENIEFGKGFKRLKRKGKNNKKIDWGNFNEIVDIEDDEKENFFALDNEENEV